The proteins below are encoded in one region of Ricinus communis isolate WT05 ecotype wild-type chromosome 6, ASM1957865v1, whole genome shotgun sequence:
- the LOC8263372 gene encoding probable RNA-binding protein ARP1 isoform X3, producing the protein MTMSNSVGPFGDTTLTKVFVGGLAWETPKEAMREHFEKYGEILEAVIISDKLTGRSKGYGFVTFKEPEAAKKACEDATPMINGRRANCNLASLGARRPRSATQAPPPQPPPPPPPQQGSNHGQRPSSAAPANHVQWYYPAGSPASPYHHHHHHQAVPFYGYTPTYVATDISYNHKLSYTGGSYMNGHFSQVYPGQAIMGANTLMPMYPLYHFHQSQTMGLPAHIFPQTTAGPITTVPTIMSKPPSIAPSPVCLAVE; encoded by the exons ATGACGATGAGCAACAGTGTTGGGCCATTTGGAGATACGACACTGACGAAAGTGTTTGTTGGGGGATTAGCATGGGAGACACCCAAGGAAGCTATGAGAGAACATTTTGAGAAGTATGGTGAGATTTTGGAGGCTGTTATTATTTCTGATAAACTTACTGGTAGATCCAAAGGCTATGGATTT GTGACATTTAAGGAACCTGAAGCAGCTAAAAAAGCTTGTGAGGATGCCACCCCTATGATCAATGGCCGCCGTGCTAACTGCAATCTGGCTTCGCTTGGTGCTCGCCGCCCTAGGTCCGCCACTCAAGCTCCTCCACCACAACCAccacctcctcctcctcctcaacAAG gaTCCAACCATGGACAAAGGCCCTCATCAGCAGCACCAGCAAATCATGTGCAATGGTACTATCCGGCAGGCTCACCCGCATCGCCGTAtcatcaccaccaccaccaccaagCCGTGCCCTTTTATGG GTATACTCCAACTTACGTTGCTACTGATATCAGTTACAATCAT AAGCTGAGCTACACAGGAGGGTCCTACATGAACGGGCATTTCTCTCAGGTGTACCCGGGGCAGGCTATTATGGGTGCAAATACATTGATGCCAATGTACCCTCTTTATCATTTCCATCAATCACAGACGATGGGCCTACCTGCCCATATCTTCCCACAAACTACAGCCGGTCCTATCACCACTGTCCCTACCATTATGTCCAAACCTCCATCAATAGCTCCTAGCCCAG TTTGCTTGGCTGTGGAATAG
- the LOC8263372 gene encoding probable RNA-binding protein ARP1 isoform X2: protein MTMSNSVGPFGDTTLTKVFVGGLAWETPKEAMREHFEKYGEILEAVIISDKLTGRSKGYGFVTFKEPEAAKKACEDATPMINGRRANCNLASLGARRPRSATQAPPPQPPPPPPPQQGSNHGQRPSSAAPANHVQWYYPAGSPASPYHHHHHHQAVPFYGYTPTYVATDISYNHKLSYTGGSYMNGHFSQVYPGQAIMGANTLMPMYPLYHFHQSQTMGLPAHIFPQTTAGPITTVPTIMSKPPSIAPSPAGTGESFKKVG from the exons ATGACGATGAGCAACAGTGTTGGGCCATTTGGAGATACGACACTGACGAAAGTGTTTGTTGGGGGATTAGCATGGGAGACACCCAAGGAAGCTATGAGAGAACATTTTGAGAAGTATGGTGAGATTTTGGAGGCTGTTATTATTTCTGATAAACTTACTGGTAGATCCAAAGGCTATGGATTT GTGACATTTAAGGAACCTGAAGCAGCTAAAAAAGCTTGTGAGGATGCCACCCCTATGATCAATGGCCGCCGTGCTAACTGCAATCTGGCTTCGCTTGGTGCTCGCCGCCCTAGGTCCGCCACTCAAGCTCCTCCACCACAACCAccacctcctcctcctcctcaacAAG gaTCCAACCATGGACAAAGGCCCTCATCAGCAGCACCAGCAAATCATGTGCAATGGTACTATCCGGCAGGCTCACCCGCATCGCCGTAtcatcaccaccaccaccaccaagCCGTGCCCTTTTATGG GTATACTCCAACTTACGTTGCTACTGATATCAGTTACAATCAT AAGCTGAGCTACACAGGAGGGTCCTACATGAACGGGCATTTCTCTCAGGTGTACCCGGGGCAGGCTATTATGGGTGCAAATACATTGATGCCAATGTACCCTCTTTATCATTTCCATCAATCACAGACGATGGGCCTACCTGCCCATATCTTCCCACAAACTACAGCCGGTCCTATCACCACTGTCCCTACCATTATGTCCAAACCTCCATCAATAGCTCCTAGCCCAG CTGGCACAGGTGAAAGCTTTAAAAAGGTTGGCTAA
- the LOC8263372 gene encoding probable RNA-binding protein ARP1 isoform X1: MTMSNSVGPFGDTTLTKVFVGGLAWETPKEAMREHFEKYGEILEAVIISDKLTGRSKGYGFVTFKEPEAAKKACEDATPMINGRRANCNLASLGARRPRSATQAPPPQPPPPPPPQQGSNHGQRPSSAAPANHVQWYYPAGSPASPYHHHHHHQAVPFYGYTPTYVATDISYNHKLSYTGGSYMNGHFSQVYPGQAIMGANTLMPMYPLYHFHQSQTMGLPAHIFPQTTAGPITTVPTIMSKPPSIAPSPGTAGTGESFKKVG, encoded by the exons ATGACGATGAGCAACAGTGTTGGGCCATTTGGAGATACGACACTGACGAAAGTGTTTGTTGGGGGATTAGCATGGGAGACACCCAAGGAAGCTATGAGAGAACATTTTGAGAAGTATGGTGAGATTTTGGAGGCTGTTATTATTTCTGATAAACTTACTGGTAGATCCAAAGGCTATGGATTT GTGACATTTAAGGAACCTGAAGCAGCTAAAAAAGCTTGTGAGGATGCCACCCCTATGATCAATGGCCGCCGTGCTAACTGCAATCTGGCTTCGCTTGGTGCTCGCCGCCCTAGGTCCGCCACTCAAGCTCCTCCACCACAACCAccacctcctcctcctcctcaacAAG gaTCCAACCATGGACAAAGGCCCTCATCAGCAGCACCAGCAAATCATGTGCAATGGTACTATCCGGCAGGCTCACCCGCATCGCCGTAtcatcaccaccaccaccaccaagCCGTGCCCTTTTATGG GTATACTCCAACTTACGTTGCTACTGATATCAGTTACAATCAT AAGCTGAGCTACACAGGAGGGTCCTACATGAACGGGCATTTCTCTCAGGTGTACCCGGGGCAGGCTATTATGGGTGCAAATACATTGATGCCAATGTACCCTCTTTATCATTTCCATCAATCACAGACGATGGGCCTACCTGCCCATATCTTCCCACAAACTACAGCCGGTCCTATCACCACTGTCCCTACCATTATGTCCAAACCTCCATCAATAGCTCCTAGCCCAG GTACAGCTGGCACAGGTGAAAGCTTTAAAAAGGTTGGCTAA